Proteins found in one Methanospirillum hungatei JF-1 genomic segment:
- a CDS encoding molybdenum cofactor biosynthesis protein MoaE encodes MIAITRDPIDPYKFIESAKKPETGGIVTFIGTVRDDGIEALDLDVCEEVALSDLNTIAKQATADYHLNTVDIVHRVGRMELTETILVIVVGVSHRQEGFAACSWILEQIKAFVPIWKKDICKNGESWHFSKEEGS; translated from the coding sequence ATGATTGCGATTACCCGTGACCCGATTGATCCGTACAAATTCATTGAATCAGCAAAGAAACCCGAGACCGGAGGGATTGTTACCTTTATCGGAACGGTCAGGGATGATGGCATAGAAGCACTTGACCTTGATGTGTGTGAAGAGGTTGCATTATCTGACCTGAATACGATAGCAAAGCAGGCAACCGCCGATTATCACCTGAATACCGTTGATATCGTGCACCGGGTCGGACGGATGGAACTGACCGAGACGATATTGGTCATCGTCGTTGGTGTATCTCACCGGCAGGAAGGATTTGCAGCCTGTTCATGGATATTAGAGCAGATTAAAGCATTCGTCCCTATCTGGAAGAAAGACATCTGTAAAAACGGAGAGTCCTGGCATTTTTCAAAGGAAGAGGGAAGTTAA
- a CDS encoding substrate-binding domain-containing protein has protein sequence MIGKLSFGIIALVLGAMLFCGAVSAEKVDNLGEHSADRLLIATTTSLDATKLLDLLEEKFKEETGATVEHVAVGTGQAIEIAKNCDADIVMVHDRVAEDKFIDEGFGVDRRVFGYNYFLLVGPENDPAKVAGLNGTAAFMAIEKATAEDPSVVFVSRGDNSGTHSREKLLWKWGGYDYAEINSSEWYREAGAGMGPTLTMTDELQGYTLTDSASWGTFESNLSLVPLVENDENFLNVYAVMRVSEEKCPDVNTEMAKKWINFMISDEVQDILSTYGVEKNGVPYFNPGRGSAEVMGVTVEETTDKVA, from the coding sequence ATGATCGGTAAATTATCGTTTGGGATCATTGCTCTTGTGCTGGGGGCAATGCTTTTCTGTGGGGCAGTATCTGCAGAAAAGGTTGATAATCTCGGAGAACATAGTGCAGACCGTCTTCTCATCGCAACCACAACGAGTCTTGACGCAACCAAGCTTCTTGATCTTCTTGAAGAGAAATTCAAGGAAGAGACCGGTGCAACAGTAGAACATGTAGCTGTTGGAACCGGCCAGGCTATTGAAATTGCAAAAAACTGTGATGCAGATATTGTGATGGTTCACGACCGTGTTGCAGAAGACAAGTTTATTGATGAAGGATTCGGTGTCGATCGTCGTGTCTTCGGGTACAACTACTTCCTTTTAGTCGGACCGGAAAATGACCCGGCAAAGGTAGCCGGACTGAACGGAACAGCAGCCTTCATGGCAATTGAGAAGGCAACTGCAGAGGATCCAAGCGTCGTTTTCGTATCCCGTGGAGATAATTCCGGAACCCATTCACGTGAGAAACTCCTGTGGAAATGGGGCGGGTATGACTATGCAGAGATCAACTCCTCAGAATGGTACCGTGAAGCTGGCGCAGGTATGGGCCCAACCCTTACCATGACAGACGAACTTCAGGGGTACACCTTAACTGACTCAGCCTCCTGGGGAACCTTCGAGAGCAACCTCTCACTTGTCCCACTGGTTGAAAATGATGAGAACTTCCTGAATGTCTATGCGGTCATGCGTGTATCTGAAGAGAAATGTCCGGATGTCAACACTGAGATGGCAAAGAAGTGGATCAACTTCATGATCAGTGATGAAGTCCAGGATATCCTCTCGACCTATGGAGTCGAAAAGAACGGGGTACCATACTTTAACCCCGGACGGGGTAGTGCAGAAGTAATGGGCGTGACCGTGGAAGAGACCACCGACAAGGTGGCATAA
- a CDS encoding MoaD/ThiS family protein codes for MKVTIRCYARFRDAFGEEQTLDLPEGSTIHDAVRALAGDGPDAELLVDTAHNIRSYVMIMHHDTRISPMEAESVPLADGDLIILFPPVSGG; via the coding sequence ATGAAGGTTACGATTCGGTGTTATGCACGATTCAGGGATGCATTTGGAGAAGAACAAACCCTTGACCTTCCGGAAGGATCAACGATTCATGATGCGGTCAGAGCTCTTGCAGGAGATGGTCCGGATGCTGAGCTGCTCGTTGATACTGCACACAATATCAGAAGTTATGTTATGATCATGCATCATGATACCCGTATTTCACCGATGGAGGCAGAATCAGTTCCACTCGCAGATGGTGATCTGATCATTCTCTTCCCGCCGGTTTCAGGAGGATAA
- a CDS encoding HesA/MoeB/ThiF family protein, whose amino-acid sequence MKKIPPSYLSSRFERQLPLIGHEGQKKLENSTILIAGAGGLGSPAATYLALAGIGELIIVDDDRIQESNLNRQFLHAAASVGLQKVYSAEATLGSLAPDTSVVAYPGRIDEGSADRLVADADVVIDALDNYETRFILHESAWNADIPFIHGAIEGFSGQMTSILPGQSPCLSCLIPAAPPGGKVPVIGAVAGVIGSIQAMEAIKYLTGTGSMISGRLFLWDGQAGRSEFLTIGKRKNCPVCSYKGDNE is encoded by the coding sequence ATGAAAAAAATACCGCCATCATATCTATCCAGCCGATTTGAGAGGCAATTGCCTCTTATCGGCCATGAGGGACAGAAGAAACTGGAAAATTCCACAATCCTCATTGCCGGGGCAGGAGGACTTGGATCACCTGCAGCAACCTATCTTGCCCTGGCAGGTATTGGAGAACTGATTATTGTCGATGATGATCGTATTCAGGAGTCAAACCTGAACCGGCAGTTTCTGCACGCCGCTGCATCTGTCGGTCTCCAGAAGGTATATTCAGCTGAGGCAACTCTTGGCAGCCTCGCACCGGATACATCGGTTGTTGCATATCCTGGGCGGATTGATGAGGGATCAGCAGATCGGCTTGTTGCAGACGCAGATGTGGTCATTGATGCCCTGGATAACTATGAAACACGGTTCATTCTGCATGAATCAGCCTGGAACGCAGATATTCCATTTATTCATGGAGCGATAGAAGGATTTTCAGGCCAGATGACGAGCATCCTCCCCGGTCAGTCCCCCTGCCTTTCCTGCCTTATCCCCGCTGCACCTCCTGGCGGGAAAGTTCCGGTTATTGGCGCCGTTGCAGGAGTTATTGGATCCATACAGGCAATGGAGGCAATAAAATACCTGACCGGAACCGGGTCTATGATATCAGGAAGGTTATTCCTCTGGGACGGACAGGCGGGTAGAAGTGAATTTTTAACGATTGGTAAGCGGAAGAACTGTCCGGTATGTTCTTATAAAGGAGATAATGAATGA
- a CDS encoding SemiSWEET family sugar transporter produces MLIDDFIFNSKHSYKRKEQISDMDMLLYTGYIGGICTTIAFLPQVVKTWKSRSAHDLSWGLLFLLLIGVFLWMIYGIVSADIPVMLANGVTSVFIVSIVGMKWWFDHRLAGKAGK; encoded by the coding sequence ATGTTGATTGATGATTTCATTTTTAATTCTAAACACTCCTATAAGCGTAAGGAACAAATATCTGATATGGATATGCTGCTCTATACCGGATACATCGGGGGGATATGCACAACAATTGCATTTCTTCCCCAGGTTGTCAAGACATGGAAAAGCAGGTCGGCACATGACCTCTCCTGGGGACTCTTATTCCTGCTTCTTATCGGTGTCTTTCTCTGGATGATTTACGGAATAGTCAGTGCCGATATTCCGGTCATGCTTGCAAATGGAGTAACAAGTGTATTCATCGTCTCAATCGTGGGGATGAAATGGTGGTTTGATCACCGGTTGGCTGGGAAAGCAGGTAAATAA
- a CDS encoding ABC transporter permease: MNDLLTGIETAFHLILTADPEVLNITIRTLHITFSSVLISTIIAIPLGAAITFREFHGKKALISVIQTLYALPTVIVGLLCYMLLSRSGPLGDLKWLFTPNGMIFGQTILIIPIMAGLTIAALQAIDPIITDTIRSLGASRFQFLKSHLREARFAIMAAVIVGFSRAISEVGTAIMIGGNIKGHTRVLTTAISLQTSMGNFNLSLALGIILLAIALIINLFMGLVQNR; the protein is encoded by the coding sequence ATGAACGATCTGCTTACCGGTATTGAGACTGCATTTCATCTCATACTGACCGCAGATCCTGAAGTGCTGAACATAACAATCAGAACTCTGCATATAACCTTTTCTTCGGTATTGATCAGTACCATTATTGCAATACCGCTTGGAGCAGCTATCACCTTCAGGGAATTTCATGGAAAAAAGGCACTGATTAGTGTTATACAAACTCTGTATGCACTTCCTACGGTCATTGTTGGTCTCCTCTGTTATATGCTTCTTTCAAGATCCGGACCACTTGGAGATTTAAAATGGTTATTTACACCGAATGGTATGATATTTGGTCAAACCATCCTTATCATCCCGATTATGGCCGGCCTCACAATTGCAGCACTTCAGGCGATAGACCCGATTATTACCGATACCATCCGATCACTTGGAGCATCACGGTTCCAGTTTTTAAAAAGTCATCTTCGTGAAGCGCGATTTGCCATCATGGCTGCAGTTATTGTGGGTTTTTCACGGGCGATTTCTGAAGTCGGCACAGCAATTATGATTGGTGGTAATATTAAAGGTCATACACGAGTGCTTACCACCGCAATATCCCTGCAGACATCAATGGGAAATTTTAATCTTTCATTGGCTCTTGGAATTATTCTTCTGGCCATTGCGCTTATTATCAATCTCTTCATGGGACTGGTACAGAACAGGTAG
- a CDS encoding ABC transporter ATP-binding protein: protein MIDIRNITKEFDGNPVLTGVTETIRKGEIFAIIGPSGQGKTTLLRILGLLQKPTSGEVLLEGKSLTHVSETDPVRRRIGMVFQNPIAFRESVYHNIAIGLWYRGFGKEAINEKILQKLDEIGLSGYENRKATTLSGGEKQRISLARIMVTEPDILILDEPTANLDPVSTDIIEDLIRYYNKELGTTVIMSTHDLMQGQRLADRVAVMMNGRFIQSGTIFDVFTRPCSVDVAKFIGMGNILPGKVIRKEEGMSVILSHGIEIHAIGDIPVGTQIRMAIRPEEITLHTGPDRWSSARNVLFGTIDAVRPFGIISLISVKSGELALSVQVTWQSIRELDLKPGVEVVLSFKAPSVHIMPEENDNACL, encoded by the coding sequence ATGATTGACATCAGAAATATCACGAAAGAATTTGATGGAAATCCCGTCCTGACCGGTGTAACTGAAACAATCAGGAAAGGAGAGATCTTTGCAATCATCGGACCTTCAGGACAGGGAAAAACCACATTGCTGAGAATTCTCGGACTTCTTCAAAAACCAACATCAGGAGAGGTCCTGTTAGAAGGGAAATCCCTCACCCATGTTTCGGAGACTGACCCGGTCCGAAGACGCATCGGTATGGTCTTTCAAAATCCTATTGCCTTCAGGGAATCGGTGTACCATAACATCGCGATCGGTCTTTGGTACCGGGGTTTTGGAAAAGAGGCGATAAATGAGAAAATCCTGCAGAAGCTGGATGAAATCGGGCTTTCAGGGTATGAAAACCGGAAAGCAACGACCCTCTCCGGTGGAGAAAAACAACGGATATCTTTGGCCAGGATAATGGTAACCGAACCTGATATCCTGATTCTTGATGAGCCTACTGCCAACCTTGATCCTGTTTCAACCGATATTATCGAAGATCTCATCCGCTATTATAATAAGGAACTTGGCACGACTGTCATCATGTCTACCCATGACCTCATGCAGGGGCAACGGCTTGCTGATCGGGTCGCGGTCATGATGAATGGACGATTTATTCAGTCCGGGACCATTTTTGATGTATTTACCCGTCCCTGTTCTGTTGACGTTGCAAAATTTATCGGGATGGGGAACATTCTCCCTGGAAAAGTCATAAGAAAGGAAGAGGGAATGTCAGTTATTCTGTCACATGGAATCGAGATCCATGCAATTGGTGACATCCCCGTAGGAACCCAGATCAGGATGGCCATACGGCCCGAAGAGATCACGTTGCATACCGGCCCGGACCGATGGTCAAGTGCCCGGAATGTTCTCTTTGGAACAATCGATGCAGTGCGACCATTTGGTATTATCAGCCTTATCAGTGTAAAATCCGGAGAACTTGCCCTTTCAGTTCAGGTAACCTGGCAGTCAATTCGTGAATTGGACCTGAAACCAGGGGTGGAGGTTGTGCTTTCATTTAAAGCTCCGTCAGTCCACATCATGCCGGAAGAGAACGATAATGCCTGTCTCTGA
- a CDS encoding putative sulfate/molybdate transporter: MPVSDQSVPRYSYFLSELAGSAGNFGTVLPLLFAVSVSCGMNISLMLLWAAAWYIITGLYYRIPIPVEPLKAVGAIAIAESVTPHLIAASGIVMGIICLCIGFFGWMDRVRQIIPEPVIRGVQLGLALIFIKSAIPGFILPDIPFALISVGIVAGFLISTRFVKIPDLSALTIIISGFIVAFLSAGFPTFISIPVPNLQIPSPEDFFNATIHFVPPQLPLTLTNAILATSLLAHDLFKREMNPDKICKTVGMMSLSASLFGGFPMCHGAGGLAAHYRFGARGGLSLILGGILLFLIGILCADPEITDALPVGMFGVLLIVVAVELAKHGLKTDNYWITGLIAVLAVLFGLAIGFCAGLILAWILIYRKEHLKTRQQ, encoded by the coding sequence ATGCCTGTCTCTGATCAGTCAGTTCCCCGATATTCATATTTTCTTTCAGAGCTGGCCGGTTCGGCAGGTAATTTTGGAACTGTCCTTCCACTTCTTTTTGCCGTTTCGGTATCATGCGGAATGAATATCTCCCTTATGCTTCTGTGGGCTGCTGCATGGTACATAATTACGGGGCTCTACTATCGAATTCCCATCCCGGTTGAACCGCTCAAAGCAGTCGGTGCCATTGCCATTGCTGAGTCTGTCACCCCTCACCTGATAGCAGCGTCGGGTATTGTAATGGGTATCATATGTCTGTGCATCGGGTTTTTTGGTTGGATGGACCGTGTCAGACAGATTATTCCTGAACCGGTTATCAGGGGAGTTCAGCTGGGCCTGGCACTGATTTTCATTAAAAGCGCAATTCCGGGATTTATTCTCCCGGATATACCTTTTGCACTCATATCGGTAGGGATTGTAGCCGGATTTTTAATTAGTACGAGATTTGTAAAAATTCCGGATCTCTCTGCGCTGACCATCATTATTTCAGGCTTTATCGTAGCTTTCCTCAGTGCAGGATTTCCAACCTTCATCTCCATTCCTGTCCCCAATCTTCAGATTCCATCACCTGAAGATTTTTTTAATGCAACAATTCATTTTGTTCCTCCTCAGCTCCCCCTGACCCTGACAAATGCAATACTTGCGACATCTCTTCTGGCACATGATTTGTTTAAAAGAGAGATGAACCCGGATAAAATCTGTAAAACGGTCGGCATGATGAGTCTGTCAGCATCACTATTCGGAGGATTTCCCATGTGTCATGGAGCAGGAGGGCTGGCGGCCCATTACCGGTTTGGTGCCAGGGGCGGGCTTTCATTAATACTTGGGGGAATACTTCTTTTTCTTATAGGAATACTCTGTGCAGACCCGGAAATTACCGATGCCCTTCCTGTTGGGATGTTCGGAGTCCTTCTCATTGTGGTTGCCGTTGAACTTGCAAAGCACGGACTAAAAACAGATAATTATTGGATTACCGGCCTTATTGCGGTACTAGCGGTCCTGTTTGGTCTTGCGATAGGGTTTTGTGCAGGGCTGATTCTGGCCTGGATACTGATATACCGAAAAGAACATCTGAAAACGAGACAGCAGTAG
- a CDS encoding DNA-3-methyladenine glycosylase family protein — protein MVRTYSNHAFSFTALLSNGPFVLTVNQTDPFEKTPLTLSIWSDKAVRAQDTCEASDLITWYFALNDNLMDFLDAICSDPVMKSLAHRLDGLRSPATPTVFEALIDSVIEQQISLSVARSLEYRFIRQFGRTCFVNGDLHYCYPLPEDLAGLEPSDFRRCGFTSRKGEYIRDISRSIEKGNLDLESFKKVRDNADIVEALCQIRGIGRWTAELTMLRGLHRMDAFPADDIALRRMISRWYHNGKKISASEAVKTAEQWGEYKGLASFYLEVAEYCGIIPGVRSI, from the coding sequence ATGGTCCGCACCTATAGTAATCATGCTTTCAGTTTTACGGCTCTTCTTTCAAATGGCCCGTTTGTTCTAACTGTGAATCAGACTGACCCTTTTGAAAAAACTCCACTTACTCTCTCAATATGGTCAGATAAAGCGGTACGTGCGCAAGATACCTGTGAAGCATCAGACCTCATCACCTGGTATTTTGCCTTAAATGATAATCTTATGGATTTTCTGGATGCCATATGTTCTGATCCGGTTATGAAAAGTCTTGCTCACCGGCTGGATGGCCTTCGTAGTCCGGCTACACCTACCGTATTTGAAGCACTCATAGATTCGGTTATAGAACAACAGATCTCCCTGTCTGTTGCACGCTCTCTTGAGTACCGGTTTATCAGACAATTTGGGAGAACCTGCTTTGTGAATGGAGATCTGCATTATTGTTATCCTCTTCCAGAAGATCTTGCCGGACTAGAACCATCAGACTTTCGAAGATGTGGATTTACGTCGCGTAAAGGTGAATATATCCGGGATATCTCAAGGAGTATCGAGAAAGGAAACCTTGATCTGGAATCATTCAAAAAAGTCAGAGACAATGCTGATATCGTTGAGGCTCTTTGTCAGATTCGAGGGATTGGCAGATGGACTGCTGAACTGACGATGCTTCGGGGACTTCACCGGATGGATGCATTTCCTGCAGATGACATCGCTCTTCGCCGGATGATATCCCGTTGGTATCATAATGGTAAAAAAATATCTGCATCTGAAGCTGTAAAAACTGCTGAACAGTGGGGCGAATATAAAGGACTCGCGTCATTTTACCTGGAAGTTGCCGAGTATTGCGGTATTATTCCTGGTGTCCGGTCTATCTGA
- a CDS encoding TfuA-related McrA-glycine thioamidation protein has translation MHDVIIFLGPSLSIPEALRILAAEYRPPVRRVDLLEIIHIRPRVVGIIDGVFFEDAAVGHREVLEVMKHGITVIGASSMGALRAAELEPFGMIGIGEIFRMYRDGEIESDDEVALICDPTTNMAFSEALVNIRITLRHGVRTGFFTEDEAEQILRTGQSLWYPDRSWPRILKECTFDPDRTDEMMKWIREHRIDQKQEDAKETLAYIRDRFCS, from the coding sequence GTGCACGACGTAATTATATTCCTGGGACCAAGCCTGTCGATTCCTGAAGCTCTGAGGATCCTTGCAGCCGAATACCGTCCACCGGTAAGACGGGTTGATCTCCTTGAGATCATACATATAAGACCCAGAGTGGTTGGAATCATTGATGGAGTGTTCTTTGAGGATGCCGCCGTTGGTCACCGGGAAGTCCTTGAAGTGATGAAACATGGAATTACCGTCATCGGTGCCTCAAGCATGGGCGCGCTCCGTGCCGCAGAACTTGAACCATTTGGCATGATTGGAATTGGTGAGATCTTCAGAATGTACCGGGACGGGGAGATCGAATCAGATGATGAAGTGGCCCTGATATGTGACCCCACAACAAACATGGCCTTTTCTGAGGCGCTGGTAAATATCCGGATCACCCTCCGGCATGGGGTCAGAACTGGATTTTTCACGGAAGATGAAGCAGAACAGATCCTGAGAACCGGACAGTCACTCTGGTATCCGGATCGGTCATGGCCACGCATCCTGAAAGAATGCACCTTTGATCCAGACCGGACAGACGAGATGATGAAATGGATCAGAGAACATCGGATTGATCAAAAGCAGGAAGACGCAAAAGAAACCCTTGCGTACATCAGAGACAGGTTTTGTTCATGA